Proteins encoded together in one Schistocerca gregaria isolate iqSchGreg1 unplaced genomic scaffold, iqSchGreg1.2 ptg000457l, whole genome shotgun sequence window:
- the LOC126312906 gene encoding DDRGK domain-containing protein 1-like, which translates to MSATTRYGKGRSAEQQVAHAAMAEASGSAPRTAEAGGPLRETKEGAPARADHAGAGVCPHPSPKVKEPGPARANPPATPAGAAATGPTAPGESQRADGAAVPMSEQSLLQTLLNEMRAMEERNKAIAEQQNKVLAEQLGKKIEASEERQRKEIKTLSDKIDEQKERTDSFIAEVQERRRSCEGWSCSHGVLERAA; encoded by the coding sequence ATGAGTGCTACAACCCGATATGGTAAAGGTAGGTCAGCCGAGCAGCAAGTCGCGCACGCGGCCATGGCCGAGGCGAGCGGTTCCGCGCCAAGGACGGCGGAGGCGGGCGGACCGTTACGCGAGACAAAGGAGGGTGCACCTGCCCGCGCGGACCACGCAGGTGCCGGTGTGTGTCCCCACCCCTCGCCCAAGGTCAAAGAGCCCGGACCCGCGCGCGCGAACCCGCCTGCTACACCGGCGGGCGCCGCGGCCACTGGCCCGACCGCGCCAGGCGAAAGTCAGAGGGCCGACGGAGCGGCCGTGCCCATGTCAGAACAGTCCCTACTCCAGACCTTACTAAATGAAATGAGGGCAATGGAAGAGCGCAATAAGGCAATTGCCGAGCAGCAGAATAAAGTACTAGCGGAACAGCTAGGAAAGAAAATCGAAGCTTCTGAAGAACGAcagcggaaagaaataaaaactctaagtGATAAAATTGacgaacagaaggaaaggacagattCGTTCATAGCAGAGGTACAGGAACGACGTAGATCATGTGAAGGATGGTCTTGCAGCCATGGAGTCCTGGAAAGAGCAGCTTGA